In the Setaria italica strain Yugu1 chromosome VI, Setaria_italica_v2.0, whole genome shotgun sequence genome, one interval contains:
- the LOC101782741 gene encoding probable galactinol--sucrose galactosyltransferase 1, which yields MTVGAGIAVQDGSLMALGANILREVRANVLVTPAAGGGLTNGAFLGVRSAPAGSRSIFPVGKLRDLRFMCTFRFKMWWMTQRMGSSGRDIPFETQFLIVEGTDGSQLTGHSTEQPVVYTVFLPILEGSFRAVLQGNADDELEICVESGDPDVESFEGTHLVFVGAGSDPFEVITSSVKAVERHLLTFSHREKKKMPDILNWFGWCTWDAFYTNVTAEGVEEGLQSFGKGGVSPKFVIIDDGWQSVSMDPVGIACLADNSANFANRLTHIKENHKFQKNGREGHREDDPAKGLAHIVNEIKGKHELKYVYVWHAITGYWGGVRPGAVGMEHYESKMQHPVSSPGVQKNEHCDALNSITTNGMGLVNPDKVFSFYNELHSYLASAGIDGVKVDVQNILETLGAGHGGRVLLARKYQQALEASITRNFPDNGIISCMSHNTDNLYSSKRSAVVRASDDFWPRDPASHTIHIASVAYNTVFLGEFMQPDWDMFHSVHPMAEYHAAARAVGGCAIYVSDKPGSHDFNLLKKLVLPDGSILRAKLPGRPTRDCLFSDPARDGKSILKIWNLNEHSGVVGAFNCQGAGWCRVGKKNLVHDEQPGTVTGVIRARDVDYLAKVADQSWNGDVIVYSHIGGEVVYLPKNASLPVTLRSREYEVFTVVPVKHLPNSVSFAPIGLISMFNSGGAVREVRYGENADVELKVRGAGMVGAYSSTKPKSVAVDSKVVDFSYDDACGLVTFELGLPEQELYLWTVSVEC from the exons ATGACGGTGGGCGCCGGGATCGCGGTCCAGGACGGGAGCCTCATGGCTCTGGGGGCCAATATCCTGCGGGAGGTGCGTGCCAATGTGCTCGtcacgccggcggccgggggcggccTCACCAACGGCGCATTCCTCGGCGTGCGGTCCGCGCCCGCCGGCAGCCGCAGCATCTTCCCCGTCGGGAAGCTCCG GGACCTACGGTTCATGTGCACTTTCCGGTTCAAGATGTGGTGGATGACGCAGAGGATGGGCTCGTCAGGCCGTGACATCCCCTTCGAGACACAGTTCTTGATCGTCGAGGGGACCGACGGATCGCAGCTCACCGGCCATAGCACCGAACAACCTGTGGTGTACACTGTCTTCCTTCCTATATTGGAGGGGTCATTCCGGGCTGTTCTTCAGGGGAACGCTGATGATGAGCTGGAGATTTGCGTGGAGAGTG GTGATCCAGATGTGGAATCCTTTGAAGGCACACATCTTGTTTTTGTCGGTGCTGGATCGGATCCGTTTGAAGTGATCACAAGTTCAGTAAA AGCTGTTGAGAGGCACTTGCTGACTTTTTCTcacagggaaaagaaaaag ATGCCGGACATTCTAAACTGGTTTGGCTGGTGCACATGGGATGCATTTTACACCAACGTTACCGCTGAAGGAGTGGAGGAGGGATTACAGAG cTTTGGAAAAGGTGGAGTTTCTCCTAAGTTTGTCATAATTGATGATGGATGGCAATCAGTCAGTATGGATCCTGTGGGAATTGCGTGCTTAGCTGATAACTCAGCCAA CTTTGCAAACAGGTTGACTCATATTAAGGAGAACCACAAGTTTCAGAAAAATGGGAGGGAGGGCCACAGGGAAGATGATCCAGCAAAAGGCCTCGCACATATTGTCAATGAAATTAAAGGAAAACATGAGCTGAA GTATGTATATGTGTGGCATGCGATTACTGGATACTGGGGTGGAGTCAGGCCAGGTGCTGTTGGAATGGAGCACTATGAATCGAAGATGCAGCATCCTGTTTCATCACCAGGAGTTCAGAAAAACGAGCACTGTGATGCTTTGAACAGCATAACAACTAACGGCATGGGCCTTGTGAACCCTGACAAAGTATTCAGTTTCTACAATGAGCTCCATTCTTATCTTGCCTCTGCTGGGATCGATGGAGTTAAGGTAGATGTGCAGAACATCCTCGAGACGCTAGGTGCTGGCCATGGGGGAAGGGTACTGCTGGCTAGAAAGTATCAACAGGCTCTAGAAGCTTCCATCACTAGGAACTTCCCTGATAATGGCATCATATCATGCATGAGCCACAACACAGACAACTTGTACAG TTCAAAAAGGAGTGCAGTTGTGAGAGCCTCTGATGATTTCTGGCCGAGAGACCCGGCTTCCCATACCATACACATTGCATCTGTCGCCTATAACACTGTCTTTCTTGGAGAATTCATGCAGCCGGATTGGGACATGTTCCAC AGTGTTCACCCAATGGCTGAATACCACGCTGCAGCCCGAGCAGTTGGTGGTTGTGCCATATACGTCAG TGACAAGCCTGGAAGCCATGACTTCAATTTGCTGAAGAAGCTTGTGCTTCCTGACGGATCGATCCTGCGTGCCAAACTCCCCGGGAGACCAACCAGAGACTGCCTGTTCTCTGATCCTGCCAGGGACGGCAAAAG CATCCTCAAGATATGGAACCTGAATGAGCACTCTGGTGTCGTTGGCGCCTTCAACTGCCAAGGTGCTGGCTGGTGCCGGGTAGGGAAGAAGAACCTTGTCCATGATGAGCAGCCTGGAACAGTCACCGGTGTCATCCGGGCACGGGATGTGGATTACCTTGCAAAGGTTGCTGATCAAAGCTGGAACGGTGACGTGATCGTGTATTCGCATATAGGAG GGGAGGTGGTGTACCTGCCGAAGAACGCCTCCTTGCCCGTGACACTGAGATCACGCGAGTACGAGGTGTTCACCGTCGTCCCAGTGAAACACCTGCCGAACAGCGTGTCCTTTGCGCCGATCGGTCTGATCAGCATGTTCAACTCCGGTGGCGCGGTGAGGGAGGTGAGATACGGTGAGAACGCTGACGTAGAGCTCAAAGTGCGGGGCGCAGGCATGGTTGGAGCTTACTCCTCAACAAAGCCGAAGAGTGTAGCCGTCGATTCAAAGGTGGTTGATTTCTCCTACGACGATGCTTGTGGTCTGGTCACCTTTGAGCTTGGCCTCCCCGAGCAAGAACTGTACCTGTGGACTGTTTCGGTAGAGTGTTGA